The Bacillus sp. Y1 genome has a window encoding:
- a CDS encoding MarR family winged helix-turn-helix transcriptional regulator — MDRDLLFRNFVHFMANVHQITNDMTKDAKTEEITPVQYKILEYITVSQSVTITEISDCLHVSLPNTSRELRKLIEKNLCKKVSDESDRRKYYIQLTDKGNVLMQEAFKKIQLQFEERIKHLTDEELTEINKAVEVLQQKIFS; from the coding sequence GTTTAGAAACTTCGTGCACTTCATGGCAAATGTACATCAAATAACCAATGATATGACAAAAGATGCGAAAACTGAAGAAATCACTCCAGTTCAATATAAAATTCTTGAATATATTACTGTAAGTCAATCTGTTACCATTACAGAAATCAGCGATTGTTTGCATGTCTCGCTTCCGAACACAAGCCGAGAGCTGCGAAAATTGATAGAAAAGAATCTATGTAAAAAGGTTTCTGATGAAAGTGATCGTCGGAAATACTATATACAATTAACCGATAAAGGGAATGTACTAATGCAAGAGGCTTTTAAAAAAATTCAATTACAGTTTGAAGAACGAATTAAACATCTTACTGATGAGGAGCTCACGGAAATCAATAAGGCTGTTGAGGTGCTTCAACAGAAGATTTTTTCCTAA
- the treR gene encoding trehalose operon repressor — MTNKYLTIHNDIVQQIEAGQIAPNTLLPSEHELKDRYNTSRETIRKALNLLSQNGYIQKVRGKGSIVIKSTKVDFPVSGLVSFKELADKMGQKPVTIVHELSLMKPDPFIMKQLNLSSKDHVWQVFRVREMGGEKVILDKDYLNKKFVPALTKEICEHSIYDYLENDLQLSISFAKKEIIVEEPTEEDRKLLDLDGHHNIVIIKNYVYLDDASLFQYTESRHRPDKFRFVDFARRNHI, encoded by the coding sequence ATGACAAATAAGTATTTAACGATCCATAACGATATTGTACAGCAAATAGAAGCGGGCCAAATTGCCCCTAATACACTTTTGCCCTCTGAGCATGAGTTAAAGGACCGTTACAATACATCGAGAGAAACGATCCGAAAGGCACTTAACCTTCTGTCGCAAAACGGGTATATACAAAAAGTGCGGGGAAAGGGCTCGATTGTCATTAAAAGCACAAAAGTAGATTTTCCTGTTTCTGGACTAGTCAGCTTCAAAGAACTAGCTGATAAAATGGGACAAAAGCCGGTTACCATCGTTCACGAACTGTCGTTGATGAAACCAGATCCATTCATCATGAAGCAATTAAACTTGTCCAGCAAGGACCATGTCTGGCAAGTGTTTCGAGTGAGAGAAATGGGCGGAGAAAAGGTAATCCTCGATAAAGATTACCTGAATAAAAAATTCGTTCCTGCTTTAACAAAGGAAATTTGCGAGCACTCGATTTATGATTATCTTGAAAATGACCTGCAGCTAAGTATCAGCTTTGCAAAAAAAGAAATTATCGTGGAAGAACCGACAGAGGAAGACCGAAAGCTATTAGATTTAGATGGTCATCACAATATAGTGATTATAAAAAATTATGTGTATCTGGATGACGCGAGTTTGTTTCAGTACACCGAATCCAGACACAGACCAGATAAATTCCGCTTTGTCGACTTCGCGAGACGAAATCATATATAA
- the treC gene encoding alpha,alpha-phosphotrehalase — MTQPWWKKAVVYQIYPKSFNDTTGNGLGDIKGIIEKLDYLATLGVDVVWLTPIYESPQRDNGYDISDYFRIYEPYGTMEDFDSLLKEAHKHGIKIIMDIVVNHTSTEHQWFIESKSSKDNPYREFYIWKDAKDGGAPTNWESKFGGNAWQYDEQTNQYYLHLFDVTQADLNWEHEPVRREVYDMMKFWLDKGVDGFRLDVVNLLSKDQRFLDDDGSTGLGDGRKFYTDGPKIHEYLHEMNQEVFSHYDIMTVGEMSSTSIDNCIKYTNPERKELDMTFSFHHLKVDYPNGEKWTKADFDFHKLKQILSDWQVDMNKGGGWNALFWCNHDQPRVVSRFGNDKEYHKESAKMLATVIHMMQGTPYIYQGEEFGMTNPNFASIDDYRDVESLNIFEILKGKGMTEQEILDILKQKSRDNSRTPVQWSDEENAGFTTGTPWIQPAANYKDINSEKAMADQDSVFYHYQKLIQLRKEYDIVTDGNYELLLADHDAIFAYIRNNGDEKLLVVNNFYSKEVEFLLPEQVDTEGVTSTILLSNYADSSEDMKQMKLRPYESVVYYLKK; from the coding sequence ATGACTCAACCTTGGTGGAAAAAAGCAGTCGTATATCAAATTTATCCAAAAAGTTTTAATGATACGACAGGAAATGGTTTAGGAGATATTAAGGGGATTATTGAAAAATTAGATTACTTAGCAACTCTTGGTGTAGATGTTGTTTGGTTGACACCTATATACGAGTCTCCACAGCGTGACAATGGGTATGATATTAGTGATTATTTTCGTATCTATGAGCCGTACGGTACAATGGAGGACTTTGATTCTTTATTAAAAGAAGCCCATAAACACGGGATCAAAATCATTATGGATATTGTTGTTAACCATACGTCAACGGAGCATCAATGGTTTATTGAATCTAAGTCTTCAAAGGACAACCCGTACCGTGAGTTTTATATATGGAAGGATGCGAAAGATGGTGGAGCTCCGACCAACTGGGAGTCAAAGTTCGGCGGAAATGCGTGGCAATATGACGAACAAACCAATCAATATTATTTACACTTGTTCGATGTGACTCAAGCGGATTTGAATTGGGAGCATGAACCGGTTCGTCGAGAAGTTTACGATATGATGAAATTTTGGCTAGATAAAGGGGTGGACGGCTTCCGTTTAGACGTGGTGAACTTACTCTCTAAGGACCAGCGTTTCTTAGATGATGATGGGTCAACCGGACTTGGCGATGGTCGTAAATTCTATACAGATGGTCCAAAAATTCATGAGTACCTACATGAAATGAATCAAGAGGTATTTTCTCACTATGACATCATGACCGTTGGAGAAATGTCCTCTACTTCCATTGATAACTGTATTAAGTATACAAACCCAGAGCGAAAAGAGTTGGATATGACCTTCAGCTTTCATCATTTAAAGGTCGATTATCCAAATGGAGAGAAGTGGACAAAGGCAGACTTTGATTTCCATAAGCTGAAGCAAATATTATCTGACTGGCAAGTGGACATGAATAAGGGTGGTGGTTGGAATGCCTTATTCTGGTGTAACCATGATCAGCCAAGAGTGGTGTCACGCTTCGGAAATGACAAGGAATACCATAAGGAGTCAGCAAAGATGCTTGCAACAGTCATTCATATGATGCAGGGTACTCCTTATATTTATCAGGGAGAAGAGTTTGGAATGACCAACCCCAATTTCGCTTCCATTGATGACTATCGTGATGTGGAGTCGTTGAACATATTTGAGATCCTCAAAGGAAAAGGTATGACGGAGCAGGAAATTCTCGATATCCTTAAGCAAAAATCACGTGATAATTCGAGAACGCCTGTTCAATGGAGTGATGAGGAGAATGCAGGCTTTACTACGGGTACTCCTTGGATTCAACCAGCAGCAAACTACAAAGATATCAACTCAGAAAAGGCAATGGCCGACCAAGATTCAGTTTTCTATCATTATCAAAAGCTTATCCAGTTAAGAAAAGAGTACGATATCGTGACAGACGGAAATTATGAGTTGCTTTTAGCAGATCATGATGCTATTTTTGCTTATATACGAAACAATGGTGATGAGAAGTTACTAGTTGTGAATAATTTTTATTCCAAAGAAGTAGAGTTTCTATTACCTGAGCAAGTGGATACGGAAGGTGTAACGAGCACGATTTTATTATCCAACTATGCTGACTCATCAGAAGATATGAAGCAAATGAAATTAAGACCGTATGAGTCTGTTGTGTACTATTTAAAAAAGTAA